A genome region from Pseudomonas helmanticensis includes the following:
- the greA gene encoding transcription elongation factor GreA, which yields MIKYPMTVQGAKALEEEHAHLTKVVRPKLSQDIGTARELGDLKENAEYHAAREQQGMVEARIRDIEGRIQNQVIIDVTSIPHTGKVIFGTTVEIANVETDESVTYHIVGEDEADFKLAKISVGSPLARALIGKEEGDVVAVKTPSGVIEYEIVEVRHI from the coding sequence ATGATCAAATACCCAATGACCGTCCAGGGCGCTAAAGCCCTGGAAGAAGAACACGCTCACCTGACCAAGGTCGTACGTCCGAAGCTCAGCCAGGACATCGGTACGGCCCGCGAGCTGGGTGACTTGAAAGAAAACGCCGAATACCATGCCGCGCGCGAACAGCAAGGCATGGTTGAAGCGCGGATTCGTGATATCGAAGGCCGGATTCAGAATCAGGTCATCATTGATGTCACGTCCATCCCGCATACCGGCAAAGTGATCTTCGGCACTACCGTCGAAATCGCCAACGTCGAGACCGATGAAAGCGTCACTTACCACATCGTGGGTGAGGATGAGGCAGACTTCAAACTCGCCAAGATTTCGGTCGGTTCGCCTCTGGCCCGCGCCTTGATCGGCAAGGAAGAGGGCGATGTGGTCGCCGTGAAAACGCCAAGTGGCGTTATCGAGTACGAGATTGTCGAAGTCCGTCACATCTGA
- a CDS encoding MFS transporter: protein MLWQLAQMLWVGGLWLIHLGLQPVLGKIGLAPLLIDEVASSFEVLVVGFAAACVIFQALVLVQAEGLASLWRDLRGQVLLLALYACAMYVAVRIGWPDAQHWLVFSFLILGFCGVVLVLQPVPGWSGRVREAHP, encoded by the coding sequence ATGCTTTGGCAGCTGGCCCAGATGCTCTGGGTTGGCGGCCTATGGCTGATTCATCTTGGCCTGCAGCCGGTGTTGGGCAAAATTGGCCTGGCACCGCTGTTGATCGATGAAGTCGCAAGTTCATTTGAAGTGCTGGTGGTGGGTTTTGCCGCCGCATGCGTGATTTTTCAGGCTTTGGTGCTGGTACAGGCCGAGGGCCTTGCCAGTCTATGGCGGGATTTGCGCGGGCAGGTGTTGTTGCTGGCGTTATATGCGTGTGCGATGTATGTCGCAGTGCGTATTGGCTGGCCGGATGCGCAGCACTGGCTGGTGTTCAGTTTTCTGATTCTGGGCTTTTGCGGTGTGGTGCTGGTATTGCAGCCAGTTCCGGGGTGGAGTGGCAGGGTGCGCGAAGCACACCCTTGA